The nucleotide sequence CAATCATGAAGCTTGTGACATATGTTCGATGGATCCTCGTGGATGTATACAAGTCCAGAATGATGTGCAGGGTCTCCTAAATAGAAGGGAACTTGTGGTTACAAGGGAACCCGAGAGCAAGGACGTCTGTGTTGTCACTCCGGTATTCAGAGCCAGGAGGCCGCTGGTGATAAACCCTAACAGTACAAAGCCCGTTGGTACTCCCTTGGTAATCTGTGTGCCTAGGCCCACGCCTACTACTGCTCAGAAAGCTGTACCCTACAAGTATGAAGGCACAATTCTAGAGCCCGGAAGTGAGACAACTTCACCTGTTGCTGTGGATAATATCGCAGAGAATAGCCGGATTTTGAGGAGTGGCCGCATCCTTCCTACGGTGGGTCCGAAGAGTGTTAGTGTTCCGGTCGATGAGCCAGTAAAAGAGCGAAACGCCGGTAAAGGTAAAGCTGGGGAGCAGGCCAAAGAGTTTGACTTTGAGGATGCCGATGAAGTCTTGAAGCTGATCAAGAAGAGTGAATACAGGGTGGTGGACCAGCTGTTACAAACTCCTGCGAAGATTTCCATCATGGCCCTATTGGCAAGTTCTGGTGCTCATCGGGATGCCCTGAGGAAAGTACTAGACCAGGCatttgtggattatgatgtaacTCTGGGTCAATTCGAAAGCATCGTGGGGAATGTGACCGCGTGTAACAGTCTGactttcagtgatgaagatctCCCGGCGGAGGGGAATAAGCATAATCAAGCATTACTCATCTCTGTACTTTGCAGAACGGACTCGTTATCCAACGTCCTGATAGATACCGGCTCTGCACTTaatgtgatgcccaagtcaactctCGACCAATTGGCGTACTCCGAGGCTCCTTTGAGACTTAGCAAGGTGACGGTGAGGGCCTTCGATGGAACTAGGAGATCGGTGTATGGTGAGGTAGATTTGCCAATTTCGGTCGGCCCACATGAATTTCAGGTTACTTTCCAAGTCATGGAAATCCAGGCTTCTTTCAGCTGTTTGCTCGGCAGACCATGGATTCATGACGCTGGGGCTGTGACATCTACTCTCcatcagaaattgaagtttgtaagTCGTGGAAAGTTGATCACTGTGAGTGGCGAATCGGCCTTTTTAATCAGCAATTTGTCTGCTTTCTCCGTCATCGGTGGTAGTGGTTCAGACGGGCCATCATTCCAAGGGTTCTCTGCCGAAGAAAGTGTCGGTAAGATTGAGACTTGTATGGCTTCGTTGAAGGATGCCCGGAGAGTAATTCAGGAAGGCAAAACCGAAGGCTGGGGTCAGCTAGTGGAGTTGCCAGAAAACAAGCGTAAAGAGGGAATTGGTTTCCTTAACAGTAAGCCTGGGATGTTCGACCCCACCAGAGGTTCTTTCCACAGTGCTGGTTTCATTCATGATTCGCCAGAGACCAATGCAATTTTGGATGATGCACCTGGAGGAGTGACACCGGTCTTTGTGACGCCTGGAGGAGCTTGCTGCAACTGGATTGCTGTTGACATTCCTTCTGTGACACCCCGCTCTAAGTAATGTTTTTgtcttgtcttttgttgttttttttgtttttaagaaaactcctttCGTTCTGCCCAAGGCGAAAGTGAAATCATGTAGGGCTTTGTTTTGCTTCTAGTacttttattacaaataaaaatcgtcgtttctatcacggcttttattactttttattttttgttgctttttctggaaaaaatggtaatacaaaaaattcaaaaaaaatcattctctttttcttttaaatttcaaaaccaaaggtctgcatttactcattaaaatcaatcatgaatcatgtgcAGACTGAACATAAGTGAATCCGTTGAACACAGTGACCTCATGctttctcccaactttgaggtcCCGGTTTACGAGGCTGTGGTAGAGGAGGATGAAGAGGTCCCAAATGAGATTAAATGGATGTTGGAACAAGAAAGGAAGACAATTCAACCTCATCAGGAAGAGATAGAAATCATCAATCTGGGTACTGaggaagacaagaaagaaatcaagattggggcATCGTTGGATGTATCTGTCAAGAAAAGAGTAATTGAGCTTATCAGAGAATATGTTGATATATTCGCATGGTCATACAAGGACATGCCGGGTCTAGATCCTGATGTCGTTGAACACAGACTGCCTTTGAAGCCTGAGTGTCCTCCGGTaaagcagaaattgagaagatctcatcctgatatggccctcaagatcaaagaggaagtgcgaaagcagattgatgcaggTTTCCTAGTCACATCAGAGTATCCTCAATGGTTGGCCAACAtagtgcctgttccaaagaaagatggcaaagtcagaatgtgtgttgattatCGGGACTTGAACAAGGCTAGTCCGAAGGATAATTTTCCTTTACCTCACATTGACGTATTGGTTGATAATACTGCTAAGTGCAAGgttttctccttcatggacggtttttccggcTACAATCAGATCAGGATGGCTCCtgaggatagagaaaagacgtctttcatcACGCCCTGGGGTGCTTTCTGCTATGTGGTGATGccatttggtttgataaatgctggtgccactTACCAAAGGGGTATGACCAAAATCTTTCATgatatgattcacaaagaaattgaggtctacgtagatgatatgattgttaagTCTGGCacagaagaagaacatgttgagtatttgttgaagatgtttcagcggttgagaaagtacaagctccggttgaatcccaacaaatgtacttTCGGTGTTAGATCTGGTAAACTCCTAGGCTTTATCGTCAGTCAAAAGGGTATTGAAGTTGATCCCGACAAGGTCAGAGCCATCAGAGAAATGCCTGTTCcaaagacagagaagcaagttaGAGGTTTTCTTGGTAGACTCAATTATATCTCCAGATTTATCTCTCACATGACCGCCACATGTGGACCAATTTTCAAGTTACTCCGCAAGGATCAAGGGGTGAAGTGGAATGATGATTGTCAGAAGGCTTTTGATCAAATCAAAGAATATCTGTTAGAACCTCCAATTCTTGTTCCTCCAGTTGACGGaagacctttgatcatgtatttaacagTACTGGAAGATTCCATGGGCTGTGTTttgggtcaacaagatgaaaccggaaagaaagagcacgcTATCTACTATTTGAGTAAGAAGTTCACTGATTGTGAGTCCCGATATTCTGTACTTGAgaaaacttgttgtgctttaacTTGGGCTGCCAAGCGTctccgtcattatatgattaatcatacaacttggttgatatccaagaTGGATCCtatcaagtacatatttgagaagccAGCTTTAACTGGAAGGATTGCTCGCTGGCAGATgttattgtccgagtatgatatcGAGTATCGCACTCAGAAAGCAGTCAAAGGTAGCATCTTGGCAGAACATTTGGCTCATCAACCAATCGAAgactatcaaccaatcaaattcgACTTCCCAGATGAAGAGGTTATGTATCTAAAAGCAAAAGATTGTGACGAACCAGTGTTCGGTGAAGGTCCTGATCCTGAATCCGAAtggggtttgatatttgatggagCTGTTAATGTCTATGGAAGTGGAATTGGTGCGGTACTCATTACCCCTAAGGgtactcacatcccttttactgcGAGGTTACGTTTTGATTGCACAAACAACATCGCAGAGTACGAAGCTTGCATCATGGGTATCGAGGAAGCCATCGATTTGAGGATCaagaaaattgtcatttatGGAGATTCCGCTCTTGTgattaaccagatcaaaggagAATGGGAAACTCGTCATCCTGGATTGATTCCCTACAGAGATTATGCAAGGCGTTTGctgactttcttcaacaaagtagAGTTACATCATGTGCCCCGCgatgagaatcaaatggcaGATGCTTTAGCTACTCTATCCTCAATGATCAATGTGAATGGTCACAATACTGTGCCAGTAATCAATGTCCAATTTCTCGACCGACCTGCTTATGTGTTTGTAGCTGAAGCAATTGATGATGACAAGCCATGGTATCATGATATCCAAGTTTTCCTTCAAACTCAAAAGTACCCACCTGGGGCATCCAACAAGGACAAGAAAACATTGAGAAAATTGTCAAGCCGTTTCTTCCTTAACGAAGACGTTTTGTATAAAAGGAACTTTGATGGGGTCCTACTTAGATGTGTGGATAAGCATGAAGCAGAAAAATTGATGCGCGAGATTCATGAAGGCTCTTTTGGAACTCACTCATGCGGTCACGCCATGTCGAAGAAGATATTGAGGGCTGGGTACTACTGGATAACAATGCACGGCGATTGCTACAATCACGCCAAGAGATGCCATAAGTGTCAAATATATGCTGACAAGATTCATATACCACCATCTATGCTCAATGTTATCTCTTCCCCGTGGCCTTTCTccatgtggggcattgacatgattggtCGGATTGAGCCAAAAGCTTCCAATGGACATCGTTTCATATTAGTGGCTATCGATtatttcaccaagtgggttgaagcagcatcttacgccaatgtgaccaagcaggtAGTGGTCaggtttatcaagaacaacatcatcagcCGCTATGGTGTTCCCAACAGAATCATCACAGACAATGGCACAAATCTGAATAACAACATGATGAAAGAGTTGTGCGATGACTTCAAGATTCAACATCACAATTCTTCTCCTTACAGACCACAGATGAATGGGGCAGTtgaagctgcaaacaagaacATCAAGAAGATCATACAGAAGATGGTAgttacttacaaggactggcatgaaatgttaccctatgctctgtaTGGATACCGTACCTCAGTGCGAACCTcgacaggggcaacccctttctctttggTATACGGTATGGAGGCTGTACTACCTGTAGAGGTTGAGATTCCTTCTTTAAGAGTCTTGATGGAAGCTGAATTGTCTgaagctgaatggtgccagagcaggtacgaccagttgaatttgattgaggaaaaacgtatggctgCTTTGTGTCATGGACAGTTATATCAGTCAAGGATGAAACAAGCATTCGATAAAGGAGTCCATCCCC is from Medicago truncatula cultivar Jemalong A17 chromosome 1, MtrunA17r5.0-ANR, whole genome shotgun sequence and encodes:
- the LOC120577927 gene encoding uncharacterized protein, producing MYIRKMIAYKNNVPLLIHCFQDSLTGPAHTWFMGLKGVTTFEQLAEAFMQQYKYNTYLAPSRKELQSLTQKDKESFKEYAQRFIQKAAQIRPPLDERELSDLFYETLSPCYSEKMIVCASQKFTDLVETGMRIEEWARKGAAVSGSSSGGSSGVSSNGNKKFGNGYPKRNAQEVGMVAHGGPQPVYPNHPFVANITPQMTAPQNPNYQSPRPQGPAPYYPPLYQPLYNLQQFPQQPYYPQQPYQQRPQQQPRPQAPHNQQNQRQQFDPLPMTYGALLPSLLAQNLVQTIPPPRIPDPLPRWYRPDLHCIYHQGAPGHDVERCFALKKEVQKLINSKELTFTDPDAVAQNNPLPTHGPAVNMIQDDQEEARILSVCDIKTPLVPIHVKMCRATLFNHNHEACDICSMDPRGCIQVQNDVQGLLNRRELVVTREPESKDVCVVTPVFRARRPLVINPNSTKPVGTPLVICVPRPTPTTAQKAVPYKYEGTILEPGSETTSPVAVDNIAENSRILRSGRILPTVGPKSVSVPVDEPVKERNAGKGKAGEQAKEFDFEDADEVLKLIKKSEYRVVDQLLQTPAKISIMALLASSGAHRDALRKVLDQAFVDYDVTLGQFESIVGNVTACNSLTFSDEDLPAEGNKHNQALLISVLCRTDSLSNVLIDTGSALNVMPKSTLDQLAYSEAPLRLSKVTVRAFDGTRRSVYGEVDLPISVGPHEFQVTFQVMEIQASFSCLLGRPWIHDAGAVTSTLHQKLKFVSRGKLITVSGESAFLISNLSAFSVIGGSGSDGPSFQGFSAEESVGKIETCMASLKDARRVIQEGKTEGWGQLVELPENKRKEGIGFLNSKPGMFDPTRGSFHSAGFIHDSPETNAILDDAPGGVTPVFVTPGGACCNWIAVDIPSVTPRSKLNISESVEHSDLMLSPNFEVPVYEAVVEEDEEVPNEIKWMLEQERKTIQPHQEEIEIINLGTEEDKKEIKIGASLDVSVKKRVIELIREYVDIFAWSYKDMPGLDPDVVEHRLPLKPECPPIDAGFLVTSEYPQWLANIVPVPKKDGKVRMCVDYRDLNKASPKDNFPLPHIDVLVDNTAKCKVFSFMDGFSGYNQIRMAPEDREKTSFITPWGAFCYVVMPFGLINAGATYQRGFIVSQKGIEVDPDKVRAIREMPVPKTEKQVRGFLGRLNYISRFISHMTATCGPIFKLLRKDQGVKWNDDCQKAFDQIKEYLLEPPILVPPVDGRPLIMYLTVLEDSMGCVLGQQDETGKKEHAIYYLSKKFTDCESRYSVLEKTCCALTWAAKRLRHYMINHTTWLISKMDPIKYIFEKPALTGRIARWQMLLSEYDIEYRTQKAVKGSILAEHLAHQPIEDYQPIKFDFPDEEVMYLKAKDCDEPVFGEGPDPESEWGLIFDGAVNVYGSGIGAVLITPKGTHIPFTARLRFDCTNNIAEYEACIMGIEEAIDLRIKKIVIYGDSALVINQIKGEWETRHPGLIPYRDYARRLLTFFNKVELHHVPRDENQMADALATLSSMINVNGHNTVPVINVQFLDRPAYVFVAEAIDDDKPWYHDIQVFLQTQKYPPGASNKDKKTLRKLSSRFFLNEDVLYKRNFDGVLLRCVDKHEAEKLMREIHEGSFGTHSCGHAMSKKILRAGYYWITMHGDCYNHAKRCHKCQIYADKIHIPPSMLNVISSPWPFSMWGIDMIGRIEPKASNGHRFILVAIDYFTKIITDNGTNLNNNMMKELCDDFKIQHHNSSPYRPQMNGAVEAANKNIKKIIQKMVVTYKDWHEMLPYALYGYRTSVRTSTGATPFSLVYGMEAVLPVEVEIPSLRVLMEAELSEAEWCQSSYISQG